In Mycobacterium stomatepiae, the following are encoded in one genomic region:
- a CDS encoding isoprenylcysteine carboxyl methyltransferase family protein, protein MYYLLILAVGVERIVELVLSNRNAQWSFTQGAKEFGRPHYVVMVVIHTALLVGCLVEPWALHRPFIGWLGWPMLAVAVASQVLRWWCITTLGKRWNTRVIVLPEAPLVRRGPYRWLHHPNYVAVVAEGIALPLVHTAWLTAATFTVANAILLTVRIRVENSALGYT, encoded by the coding sequence ATGTACTACCTGCTGATCCTTGCGGTCGGGGTCGAACGCATCGTCGAGCTGGTGCTGTCCAACCGGAATGCACAATGGTCTTTCACTCAGGGCGCCAAGGAGTTTGGCCGGCCACACTACGTCGTGATGGTCGTCATTCACACCGCTTTGCTGGTCGGCTGCCTAGTCGAGCCGTGGGCGCTGCACCGGCCGTTCATCGGCTGGCTGGGCTGGCCGATGCTGGCGGTCGCGGTGGCCAGCCAGGTACTGCGCTGGTGGTGCATCACCACGTTGGGCAAGCGGTGGAACACCCGGGTGATCGTGTTGCCGGAGGCGCCCCTGGTGCGGCGGGGGCCCTACCGGTGGCTGCACCACCCGAACTATGTTGCGGTGGTGGCCGAAGGGATCGCCTTGCCGCTGGTGCACACGGCCTGGCTGACCGCGGCCACGTTCACGGTGGCCAACGCGATTCTGCTGACGGTGCGTATCCGGGTGGAGAACTCCGCATTGGGTTACACATGA
- a CDS encoding crotonase/enoyl-CoA hydratase family protein, translating to MTDADGAAPAVLVERRGNVLVITINRPEGRNAINAAVSIGVGDALEEAQHDLDVRAVVITGAGDKSFCAGADLKAIARRENLYHPDHPEYGFAGYVHHFIDKPTIAAVNGTALGGGTELALASDLVVAHELAKFGLPEVKRGLIAAAGGVFRIVDQLPRKVAMELLLTGEPMTASDAWEWGLVNQVVKDGSVLDAALAMAARITVNAPLSVQASKRIAAGVDDGVITGDEIGWKRTVNEMRTLIRSEDAKEGPLAFAEKREPVWKAR from the coding sequence GTGACGGACGCTGACGGCGCTGCGCCGGCAGTACTCGTTGAGCGCCGCGGCAACGTGCTGGTCATTACCATCAATCGGCCGGAGGGGCGCAACGCGATCAACGCGGCGGTCAGCATCGGCGTCGGGGATGCGCTCGAAGAAGCGCAGCACGACCTCGACGTGCGGGCGGTGGTGATCACCGGCGCCGGCGACAAATCGTTTTGTGCCGGAGCTGATCTCAAGGCGATCGCCCGCCGGGAGAACCTGTATCACCCCGACCACCCCGAGTACGGCTTCGCCGGGTATGTGCATCACTTCATCGACAAGCCCACGATCGCGGCGGTCAACGGCACCGCCCTGGGCGGCGGCACCGAGCTGGCACTGGCCAGCGATCTGGTCGTCGCCCACGAGCTGGCGAAATTCGGTCTGCCCGAAGTCAAACGCGGACTGATCGCCGCGGCCGGCGGTGTCTTCCGCATCGTCGATCAGCTGCCCCGCAAGGTCGCGATGGAGCTGCTGTTGACGGGCGAACCGATGACGGCGTCCGACGCCTGGGAATGGGGCCTGGTCAACCAGGTCGTCAAGGACGGCTCGGTGCTCGACGCGGCACTCGCGATGGCGGCGCGCATCACCGTCAACGCGCCGCTGTCGGTGCAGGCCAGCAAGCGCATCGCCGCCGGCGTCGACGACGGCGTCATCACCGGCGACGAGATCGGCTGGAAGCGCACCGTGAACGAGATGCGCACCCTGATCCGATCCGAGGACGCCAAGGAAGGGCCGTTGGCGTTCGCCGAGAAGCGGGAGCCGGTCTGGAAGGCGCGCTAG
- a CDS encoding NAD(P)/FAD-dependent oxidoreductase, with protein sequence MAYDADLLIVGGGPGGLATALQARRHGLSVIVAEPREDPIDKACGEGLMPGGLAELTSLGVDPAGMPFRGIAYLDEQRRAEALFRTGPGRGVRRTTLHAALEARAKEQDTEWIRTKVTNVEQDAHGVTAAGVRAKYLVGADGLHSTVRRSVGIKVTAGKPRRYGVRWHFTVPAWSEFVEVYWSRLGEAYVTPVEPDLVGVAILSQGRPDLSWFPRLARRLDGADRGHPRGCGPLRQVVSRRTTGRVLLVGDAAGYEDALTGEGVSLAVKQAAAAVDAIVNDTPAAYEASWHRVTRNYRLLTRAVVLASTPRATRRALVPMCERLPGLFRFGVNILAS encoded by the coding sequence ATGGCTTATGACGCCGACCTACTGATCGTCGGCGGCGGACCCGGTGGGCTCGCCACGGCGTTGCAGGCGCGTCGGCACGGGCTTTCGGTCATCGTGGCCGAGCCGCGCGAGGACCCGATCGACAAGGCCTGCGGCGAGGGGTTGATGCCCGGCGGCCTCGCCGAGCTCACGTCACTCGGTGTCGACCCGGCCGGCATGCCGTTTCGCGGCATCGCCTACCTCGACGAGCAGCGCCGCGCCGAGGCGCTGTTTCGCACCGGGCCGGGCCGCGGCGTGCGGCGCACCACGCTGCACGCCGCGCTCGAGGCACGGGCGAAAGAGCAAGACACCGAATGGATCCGGACCAAGGTGACAAATGTCGAGCAGGATGCGCACGGCGTGACCGCCGCCGGTGTCCGCGCGAAGTACTTGGTGGGCGCCGACGGACTGCACTCGACGGTGCGGCGCTCGGTCGGCATCAAGGTGACGGCCGGGAAGCCGCGACGGTACGGCGTGCGTTGGCATTTCACGGTGCCGGCCTGGTCGGAGTTCGTCGAGGTGTATTGGTCTCGGCTGGGTGAGGCCTACGTGACGCCGGTGGAGCCGGATCTGGTCGGTGTGGCGATCCTGTCCCAGGGACGGCCCGACCTGAGCTGGTTCCCGCGGCTGGCCCGGCGCCTCGACGGCGCCGACCGCGGGCACCCACGCGGCTGCGGCCCGCTGCGCCAAGTCGTCTCGCGCCGCACCACGGGCCGGGTGCTGCTGGTGGGCGACGCGGCGGGCTACGAGGACGCGCTGACCGGCGAGGGTGTCAGCCTCGCCGTCAAGCAGGCCGCGGCGGCCGTCGACGCAATCGTCAACGACACACCCGCGGCCTATGAGGCGTCGTGGCACCGGGTCACCCGCAACTACCGGCTGCTCACCCGGGCGGTGGTGCTAGCCAGCACGCCGCGCGCGACGCGGCGTGCGCTCGTGCCGATGTGTGAACGCCTCCCCGGGTTGTTTCGCTTCGGGGTCAATATTCTGGCGAGCTAG